A region of Candidatus Roizmanbacteria bacterium DNA encodes the following proteins:
- a CDS encoding CDP-alcohol phosphatidyltransferase family protein: protein MNHELPPQQPDKSPDTRSWLRKMTDPPLQWTTERIHGMFPEITADQVTIAGGLGVAAGSLMQMYQLREIPYGEKQSMTPLIVLSAGLIADAVDGKMAKLNGTYGKGNGALYDAVTDRTNNAFLAMTRMQQAHAKGSPAGEILALTSGMTGLLPSWYRAQTEAKAIPVNEGGNAWWEFFGTHAGRSILQAAAISIPAILSQPQVRNFVDRRFPVSSETLMKVPYQEICDAVTTAISAKVSYDRFKQSQLSPEYGPFDEAQQLKQDAAQRKLGPYMTLMGINLAAMLGTYYGLHQDEIHNYLSNVYSDFSD, encoded by the coding sequence ATGAACCACGAATTACCGCCACAACAACCGGATAAGTCGCCCGATACCCGCTCATGGCTTAGGAAAATGACTGACCCTCCTCTCCAGTGGACAACGGAAAGGATACATGGGATGTTCCCTGAAATTACAGCTGATCAGGTGACGATAGCCGGCGGACTCGGTGTTGCTGCCGGATCATTGATGCAAATGTATCAGTTACGGGAGATTCCGTATGGGGAAAAACAAAGTATGACCCCACTCATCGTTCTCTCCGCCGGGCTGATAGCTGATGCCGTAGACGGAAAAATGGCAAAGCTCAACGGCACTTACGGCAAAGGAAACGGGGCTTTATATGATGCTGTCACTGATCGCACAAATAACGCTTTTCTTGCGATGACACGCATGCAGCAGGCACATGCAAAAGGTTCTCCTGCCGGAGAGATTCTGGCCTTAACTTCGGGAATGACCGGACTTCTTCCCAGCTGGTATCGTGCCCAAACTGAAGCCAAAGCCATTCCCGTAAATGAAGGCGGTAATGCATGGTGGGAGTTTTTCGGAACTCATGCCGGAAGATCAATTCTTCAGGCGGCCGCAATAAGCATACCGGCAATTCTTTCTCAACCTCAGGTAAGGAATTTCGTTGATAGGAGATTCCCTGTGTCATCAGAAACTCTGATGAAAGTCCCGTACCAGGAAATATGTGATGCTGTCACAACGGCAATCAGCGCTAAAGTATCCTATGACCGTTTCAAACAGTCTCAGCTTTCGCCTGAGTACGGCCCTTTTGATGAAGCACAACAGCTCAAACAGGATGCAGCTCAAAGGAAATTAGGTCCTTATATGACGCTTATGGGGATCAATCTTGCGGCTATGCTCGGCACCTACTACGGACTCCATCAGGATGAAATTCATAATTACTTGAGCAACGTGTACAGTGATTTTTCAGACTAA
- a CDS encoding nucleoside-diphosphate kinase (catalyzes the formation of nucleoside triphosphate from ATP and nucleoside diphosphate) — MEKTLVIFKPDSVARGLVGQITTRFERVGLKIVGMKMMMVERELADKHYPASREEFINGMGGKTLENYKDLGIDPEKEFGSADAHEIGLKIREWLVDMITAGPVIVMVLEGPHAVELVRKMVGHTLPLMSAPGTIRGDYSYDSSYLANTGRRPIKNLLHASGNTEEAAFEVDLWFKKGELMSYSRVEEEIMK; from the coding sequence ATGGAGAAAACACTGGTCATATTTAAGCCGGACTCAGTTGCGCGAGGTCTAGTCGGTCAGATTACAACCCGTTTCGAGAGGGTTGGACTCAAAATCGTCGGGATGAAGATGATGATGGTCGAACGAGAGCTTGCAGATAAACACTATCCCGCCTCCCGTGAAGAGTTTATCAATGGGATGGGTGGTAAAACACTCGAAAATTATAAAGATCTCGGCATAGATCCTGAAAAAGAGTTCGGATCTGCAGATGCCCATGAAATCGGATTGAAAATCCGTGAATGGCTTGTGGATATGATTACTGCGGGACCGGTAATTGTCATGGTCCTTGAAGGTCCTCATGCAGTTGAACTTGTTCGTAAGATGGTCGGACACACACTGCCGCTTATGTCAGCACCGGGGACAATCAGAGGAGATTACTCTTATGATTCTTCCTACCTGGCAAATACCGGAAGACGCCCGATCAAAAACCTTCTTCACGCATCAGGAAATACTGAAGAAGCAGCTTTTGAGGTTGATCTTTGGTTTAAAAAGGGTGAGCTCATGTCATACTCTCGTGTGGAAGAAGAGATAATGAAATAA
- a CDS encoding transposase — MSKWGGDQLRVIRSYDWQYNRDLMKKIRSLSDYNQSDVAQIRNDVLTFAEKYGIQAAVDAYGISRRTLFRWRKRRRDSEGQLDSLIPETTKPKTPRRMETHPKVISFIKEIREQYFCLGKEKIKPLLDEYCLQEGISTISESTIGKVIKRHNLQRKTYRIYHNPASGFAKRKVKYRQKVKRSPKVEDTGYIEIDTITKFVHGIKLYVFNAVDIKLKFQFSYGYSKLNSRNGADFMRRLELVYPIQDGIKTIQTDNGLEYLGNFHDYLEENNIPHLFIYPRCPKINAFIERANRTLQEEFMNPYIYTKWTGIGSFNRHLIEYLVWYNTKRVHKSLNNISPMDYLLSILPKECHMYGTHTFASLQHSGMLQYQVQTLIP; from the coding sequence ATGAGTAAATGGGGAGGAGATCAGCTTCGAGTAATTAGGAGTTATGACTGGCAGTACAATAGAGATCTTATGAAAAAGATACGATCTCTATCAGACTACAATCAGTCAGATGTAGCACAAATCAGAAACGATGTTCTGACATTTGCAGAGAAGTACGGGATACAAGCTGCAGTTGATGCATATGGGATATCACGAAGGACATTGTTTCGATGGAGGAAGAGACGGCGAGATTCAGAAGGGCAGTTGGATAGCCTGATACCAGAGACAACCAAGCCAAAGACACCCCGACGTATGGAGACTCACCCGAAGGTCATATCCTTTATCAAAGAGATTCGAGAACAATACTTTTGTTTGGGAAAGGAGAAGATCAAGCCCTTACTTGATGAGTATTGCCTACAGGAAGGAATTTCAACTATATCTGAGTCAACCATTGGAAAAGTGATCAAAAGACACAACCTGCAGCGCAAGACCTACCGGATCTATCACAATCCAGCAAGTGGCTTTGCAAAACGGAAAGTAAAGTACCGACAGAAGGTCAAGCGGTCTCCCAAGGTGGAAGATACCGGATACATTGAGATTGATACCATCACGAAGTTTGTACACGGAATCAAGCTGTATGTCTTCAATGCAGTGGACATCAAACTCAAATTCCAGTTCTCCTACGGATACTCAAAACTCAACAGCCGAAACGGTGCTGATTTTATGAGAAGACTGGAACTAGTATACCCAATACAAGATGGTATAAAAACCATACAAACAGATAACGGCCTCGAGTATCTGGGAAACTTCCATGACTATCTGGAAGAAAACAATATCCCACACCTCTTTATCTACCCCAGATGTCCCAAGATCAATGCCTTTATTGAGCGAGCAAACAGAACACTCCAGGAAGAATTTATGAACCCCTACATCTATACCAAGTGGACCGGTATCGGATCATTCAATCGTCACCTTATTGAATACCTCGTCTGGTACAATACAAAGCGAGTTCACAAAAGCCTGAACAATATTTCACCTATGGATTACCTATTATCTATTTTACCTAAAGAGTGCCATATGTATGGAACTCATACATTTGCTTCACTTCAACACTCAGGCATGTTACAATATCAGGTACAGACACTGATCCCGTAG
- a CDS encoding WecB/TagA/CpsF family glycosyltransferase, translating to MRNSYVFCHIVSLNPENVMIAQHDEEFRNILSQGDIQIVDGVGIALGGSILGIEVGERVTGVDLMEIMLKNTKEGGLHVLLLGGKSNVADDLAKCYQKKYSNIFFKGIEGISNIQAPKTDEERRIFSIVADYRPQIIFAAFGSPWQEKWFWAHKDKFKGIVCMGVGGGFDFALGKISRAPAWVRTIGMEWLFRLLKQPWRAKRQMRLFRYILLLIKARFGFSDN from the coding sequence ATGCGTAATTCATATGTATTTTGTCATATTGTATCCCTCAATCCGGAGAATGTGATGATTGCACAACATGATGAAGAGTTTAGAAATATATTGTCACAAGGCGATATTCAGATAGTCGATGGAGTGGGTATAGCTCTGGGAGGCTCTATTTTGGGAATTGAGGTGGGAGAACGGGTGACGGGGGTGGATTTGATGGAGATAATGCTGAAAAACACAAAAGAAGGGGGTCTCCATGTTCTGCTTTTGGGCGGAAAGTCAAATGTAGCAGACGATCTGGCAAAGTGCTATCAAAAAAAATATTCAAATATTTTCTTTAAGGGAATAGAGGGGATTTCAAATATACAAGCACCAAAAACTGATGAAGAACGCAGGATTTTTAGTATAGTGGCTGATTATAGGCCCCAAATCATATTTGCAGCTTTCGGCTCACCCTGGCAAGAGAAGTGGTTTTGGGCTCATAAAGATAAGTTTAAAGGCATAGTATGTATGGGAGTCGGAGGCGGATTTGATTTTGCGTTAGGGAAGATATCAAGAGCACCGGCATGGGTACGTACCATTGGGATGGAATGGTTGTTTAGATTGTTAAAACAACCTTGGAGAGCAAAAAGACAGATGAGACTGTTCAGATATATTTTGCTCCTGATAAAAGCAAGATTCGGCTTTTCTGACAACTAA
- a CDS encoding rod shape-determining protein, translating to MFFRKKVGIDLGTANTVVYVVKEGIVLNEPTVVAYSQEDKRVLAVGEDAREMLGRTPNNIIAARPMKEGVIADFTTTSAMITYYLRKALKGRLFWPEVMISIPGGSSQVEKRAVVAACKQAGASDVYLIEEPLAAAIGARIPISQPSGHMIVNIGGGTAEIGILSLGQLVVFKTVRTAGTKFDEAILTHMRKKHSLHIGERTAEDIKMKIGNAHLSDLNEDEKKKIRRLEVKGRDTQSGLPKILDIGEDSINEALQKPLKQIIEGVKEVLAQSPPELAADIVEKGIVLSGGSSMLKNLDKYVTYYTGVPAFVVEEPLFCVIRGIGMAIENLDSYKKAIK from the coding sequence ATGTTTTTCAGAAAGAAAGTCGGTATCGATTTAGGAACGGCAAATACCGTCGTGTATGTGGTGAAAGAAGGCATTGTTCTAAATGAGCCCACTGTTGTTGCTTACTCACAGGAAGATAAAAGAGTTCTGGCTGTGGGTGAAGATGCCCGTGAAATGCTCGGGCGTACTCCGAACAATATCATTGCCGCCCGTCCTATGAAAGAAGGTGTAATAGCCGATTTTACGACCACTTCAGCGATGATAACTTATTATCTGCGAAAAGCACTGAAAGGCAGATTGTTTTGGCCGGAAGTTATGATATCTATCCCCGGAGGTTCTTCACAGGTTGAAAAACGTGCGGTAGTTGCTGCCTGTAAACAGGCTGGTGCTTCTGATGTGTACCTTATTGAAGAACCGCTAGCGGCTGCAATAGGAGCACGTATACCCATTTCCCAACCGTCAGGACATATGATAGTCAATATCGGCGGAGGTACCGCTGAAATCGGGATACTTTCGTTGGGCCAGCTCGTTGTATTCAAGACAGTTCGTACAGCAGGAACAAAATTCGATGAAGCAATTCTGACACACATGAGGAAAAAGCACAGTCTGCATATCGGCGAGCGTACAGCAGAGGATATCAAAATGAAAATCGGCAATGCTCATCTTAGCGATTTAAACGAGGACGAAAAGAAAAAGATACGCAGGCTGGAAGTTAAGGGAAGAGATACTCAGTCAGGATTACCGAAAATACTTGATATCGGGGAAGACAGCATTAATGAGGCTTTACAAAAACCCCTAAAGCAGATAATTGAAGGGGTAAAGGAAGTGTTAGCGCAAAGTCCCCCGGAGCTTGCTGCTGACATTGTGGAAAAGGGTATTGTATTGTCTGGAGGCTCTTCTATGTTAAAAAATCTGGATAAATATGTCACTTATTATACAGGCGTTCCGGCCTTTGTAGTTGAAGAACCTTTATTTTGCGTGATTCGGGGCATCGGGATGGCAATAGAGAATTTAGACAGCTACAAGAAAGCGATAAAATAA
- a CDS encoding class E sortase, which yields MKHRLYTRDFILTLILRTIGNFMILSSLFFIGKTFYQPVKEEARYLYEQRINKTYVVAAPGEEQKIKRDFSIDTAKGSLSQAAKDSKLEVLVPIDTDFSVVIPKIAANSMVLPNVSVTDKDAYLKALQTGVAHAEGTAFPGEGGHIFMFAHSTDYIWNVGTYNAVFYLLYKLEVGDEINIFYKGQRYVYKVTGREVVDPTEVDYLTRKTDREFLTLQTCWPPGTTLKRQLVFAERVSE from the coding sequence ATGAAACACCGCTTATATACACGAGATTTTATATTGACTCTTATACTTCGTACGATCGGTAATTTTATGATTCTTTCATCCCTATTCTTTATCGGGAAAACATTCTATCAGCCTGTAAAAGAAGAAGCCCGTTATCTATATGAACAGCGCATCAATAAAACGTATGTTGTAGCAGCTCCCGGGGAGGAACAAAAGATTAAGAGAGATTTTTCCATTGACACGGCAAAAGGATCATTATCTCAAGCTGCGAAAGATTCAAAACTTGAGGTGCTGGTACCGATAGACACTGATTTTAGCGTAGTTATTCCCAAAATTGCAGCCAACTCAATGGTCCTTCCGAACGTCAGCGTTACGGATAAGGACGCATACCTCAAGGCACTTCAAACAGGTGTCGCACATGCAGAAGGGACAGCGTTCCCGGGTGAAGGAGGGCATATATTTATGTTTGCGCATTCGACTGACTATATTTGGAATGTCGGTACCTATAATGCGGTCTTTTACTTGCTGTATAAACTTGAAGTCGGAGATGAAATCAACATATTTTATAAAGGCCAGAGATATGTATATAAAGTGACAGGAAGAGAAGTAGTTGATCCCACTGAAGTCGACTACCTGACGCGAAAAACGGATCGTGAATTCTTGACCCTTCAAACCTGTTGGCCGCCGGGAACTACTCTTAAAAGACAGCTCGTTTTTGCGGAAAGGGTGAGTGAATAA
- a CDS encoding PEGA domain-containing protein: MKIVINTTKHLLQRLVIFTVFVLVLIAVIAYARGYRFNFREGTISSTGIISVNSSPRPAKVYINGVLQGATDTNLTLPYGKYTVEVKKEGYSSWKKEVSLKGELVMSLNALLFSRNPSLTPLTNLGISKAVSVGNTDKIILLTTTGDTEKDGIYLFEPSSQPLTIFPPLKLLMLQSLLPVELDMNTAEFEFDPNYRQAIVTFQYAQTETDLDEDVLPDTISYLVTLDNQNVELFDITNSRDTILARWETEKNKELLKIVETLPKKLQKTATESFYIVSLSPDEKKVMYVAKADDSLPIVLDPPLIGANQTPEVRNIKKGNLYIYDKKEDKNFHIPLAHEIVIPTPTPSVAASVRTNDTVTPSVSPTPALAQVLNAQLVHNIQQTVLWYPTSDYIAVKEDKQIVIMQYDGENKEVVYAGPFNPAYFGISPDWNLMVVINLNPQNNQYGDLYSVGIR; this comes from the coding sequence ATGAAGATCGTCATTAATACAACCAAACATCTGTTGCAAAGACTTGTTATTTTTACGGTATTTGTCCTCGTCCTTATTGCTGTTATAGCATATGCCCGTGGATACCGATTTAATTTTCGCGAAGGAACAATTTCTTCTACCGGAATTATTTCCGTGAACTCAAGTCCGCGCCCGGCCAAGGTATATATAAACGGAGTTCTCCAGGGTGCAACCGATACAAATCTCACCCTCCCTTATGGCAAGTATACCGTTGAGGTCAAAAAGGAAGGTTATTCAAGCTGGAAAAAAGAAGTATCCCTTAAAGGTGAACTGGTAATGAGCTTGAACGCATTATTGTTTTCCAGGAATCCTTCTCTAACACCCCTTACCAATCTCGGTATCAGCAAAGCAGTTTCTGTCGGAAATACTGACAAAATTATTTTGCTTACTACAACAGGCGATACTGAAAAGGATGGTATTTATTTATTTGAACCCAGCAGTCAACCGCTTACTATTTTCCCGCCGCTCAAATTGCTTATGCTGCAGTCACTTCTTCCGGTTGAACTGGATATGAATACTGCTGAATTTGAGTTTGATCCGAACTACCGTCAGGCAATTGTCACATTTCAATACGCACAAACGGAAACTGATCTGGACGAAGATGTATTGCCCGATACTATTTCATATCTTGTAACTCTTGACAATCAGAATGTAGAGCTTTTTGATATAACCAACTCACGGGATACGATTCTAGCCCGATGGGAGACAGAAAAAAATAAAGAACTTCTGAAAATTGTTGAAACACTTCCGAAAAAACTACAAAAAACGGCTACTGAGTCTTTTTACATCGTATCACTCTCTCCCGATGAAAAAAAAGTAATGTATGTTGCTAAAGCTGATGATTCTTTACCGATTGTCCTTGACCCACCGCTTATCGGTGCAAATCAGACTCCTGAAGTCCGAAATATAAAAAAAGGTAATTTATATATATACGACAAAAAGGAAGATAAGAATTTTCATATTCCTCTGGCACATGAAATTGTCATTCCTACTCCTACACCGTCTGTTGCCGCTTCCGTCCGGACAAACGATACAGTAACCCCTTCGGTATCTCCGACTCCGGCACTTGCTCAGGTACTGAATGCACAACTCGTCCACAATATTCAGCAAACGGTATTATGGTATCCCACATCGGATTATATTGCTGTTAAAGAAGATAAACAGATCGTGATCATGCAATATGACGGAGAAAATAAGGAAGTTGTATATGCAGGCCCGTTCAACCCGGCATACTTCGGTATATCACCTGATTGGAATCTGATGGTAGTAATCAATCTTAATCCTCAAAATAATCAGTACGGAGACCTTTACTCCGTAGGAATCCGATAA
- a CDS encoding CPBP family intramembrane metalloprotease — protein sequence MKYHLSIFWNILKQALAYMLVPGVLYLIYYLVLIIFNLPELNEQINALLLDALILITVIYYFRLNTPEKIRELFYEKLSLKKILSLIPLSILVRVPLLILVVVMVVLFGDTFMNTIDEGVSYQWEGFTDLTGLGYIVAILSFSVLGPIHEELFFRGVIYNYLKRYYNIRTSIIYSTVVFTLFHIHPGLYPSSFILGLFLVLVYQKWNNLSYSIILHMLINLHPFLIDFISSKV from the coding sequence ATGAAGTATCATCTGAGTATATTTTGGAACATTCTTAAGCAGGCACTAGCATACATGCTAGTGCCTGGTGTTTTATACCTCATTTACTATCTTGTTCTTATTATATTCAATCTTCCTGAGCTCAATGAGCAGATAAATGCCTTATTGCTTGATGCCCTGATTCTTATTACGGTAATTTACTATTTTAGACTCAACACGCCGGAGAAAATACGTGAACTTTTTTATGAGAAGCTGAGTTTGAAAAAGATCTTATCATTAATTCCGCTCTCAATTCTTGTCCGTGTTCCGTTGTTGATTCTTGTAGTTGTTATGGTTGTCCTGTTTGGGGATACTTTCATGAATACTATTGATGAAGGAGTGTCGTATCAATGGGAAGGATTTACTGATCTTACAGGATTAGGTTATATAGTTGCGATATTGTCTTTTAGCGTTCTGGGGCCGATTCATGAAGAACTCTTTTTTCGGGGAGTTATTTATAATTACCTGAAAAGATACTACAATATAAGGACAAGTATTATTTACTCGACCGTAGTATTTACGTTATTTCATATTCACCCGGGGCTGTATCCCAGTAGTTTCATTTTAGGACTTTTTCTTGTTTTGGTTTACCAGAAGTGGAACAATCTCAGTTACAGTATTATTCTTCACATGCTCATAAATCTCCATCCGTTCTTGATCGACTTCATCAGCTCCAAGGTTTGA
- a CDS encoding DUF2207 domain-containing protein: MRNIYTFFTLAVLLLLLPLYTLAQTTGEDATSPAVEMQYSGEYISSYTSTIQVQKDGQISVNEEILYDFGTDERHGIFRKIPTDKTNEEGKVYRMDIEDISVDDENGTAYPFETLREGDMLVLKIGDPDKTITGRHTYVIRYTVAGALTYFTESDELYWEAIGSDSNVPIAQATAVVKLPEEISEEQIQYTCFVGSAASTATDRCTVAVSGYQLMYSSEHLVPYEGLTVVARFPMGVVSVLEPKEVVSFWDTLIGKITLFGIIVAALLWYIVYPLWLPIKWWMHGRDPKHQGIGETSAWFSAPKLPNGRELTPAEAGAIVDEKIQLQEFTALAVQLAQKGYLKIVEKKKNDFELHKTKDFVGDKSLLKYEKLFLTEVFSDGSELRLKDKDTDLAKTVSSVEKEMYKQLIADKIFPKDPDNIRKYYAIITGLATFTFNILLVISAGIFGRIMPRKTLEGVHAANIAKSLKNFLTSQERQLEFQADRQMMFEKLLPYAISFGVEKIWAERFKDLTLSQPAWYQGQTTGAFTAQSFSNSLHSSFASSMRAATTSTTSSSGFSSGFSGGSVGGGGGGGSVGSW, from the coding sequence ATGCGGAATATCTACACATTCTTTACTTTGGCTGTCCTTTTGTTGTTACTTCCCCTATACACGTTGGCTCAAACCACTGGGGAAGATGCTACTTCGCCAGCCGTTGAGATGCAGTATTCGGGGGAATATATCTCTTCATATACATCAACAATTCAGGTACAAAAAGACGGTCAAATCAGTGTAAATGAAGAGATTTTATATGATTTCGGAACAGACGAAAGACACGGAATATTCAGAAAAATCCCGACTGATAAAACAAATGAGGAGGGAAAAGTATATCGCATGGATATTGAAGATATATCCGTGGACGATGAAAATGGTACTGCATATCCTTTTGAAACTTTGCGTGAGGGTGATATGTTGGTACTAAAAATCGGAGATCCCGACAAGACAATAACAGGCAGACACACGTACGTCATCAGATATACAGTTGCCGGAGCTTTGACATATTTTACGGAATCGGATGAGCTCTATTGGGAAGCTATAGGCAGTGATTCCAATGTCCCGATTGCCCAGGCGACAGCCGTCGTGAAACTTCCTGAGGAGATCAGCGAGGAGCAAATACAATATACCTGTTTTGTCGGTTCTGCCGCTAGTACCGCAACAGACAGATGCACCGTAGCCGTATCAGGATACCAGCTCATGTACTCTTCAGAGCATTTGGTGCCGTATGAAGGTTTAACTGTTGTAGCAAGATTCCCGATGGGAGTCGTTTCGGTTCTTGAACCGAAAGAGGTGGTTAGTTTTTGGGATACCTTAATCGGGAAAATTACGCTATTCGGTATTATTGTAGCTGCCTTGTTATGGTACATAGTATATCCACTGTGGTTGCCGATAAAGTGGTGGATGCACGGTCGTGATCCCAAGCATCAGGGAATAGGGGAGACATCAGCATGGTTTAGTGCTCCTAAATTACCGAACGGACGTGAACTTACACCTGCAGAAGCAGGGGCAATAGTTGATGAAAAAATACAACTTCAGGAATTTACCGCTCTGGCAGTCCAACTCGCACAAAAAGGGTACTTGAAGATCGTCGAAAAGAAAAAGAATGATTTTGAGCTGCACAAGACGAAAGACTTTGTTGGAGATAAATCATTATTGAAATATGAGAAACTTTTTTTAACAGAGGTTTTTTCCGACGGATCTGAGCTGAGACTCAAGGATAAAGATACAGATCTTGCGAAAACAGTGAGTTCTGTTGAAAAAGAAATGTATAAACAGTTAATTGCTGATAAAATCTTCCCCAAAGATCCCGATAATATCCGGAAGTATTATGCTATTATCACGGGTCTGGCAACTTTCACCTTCAATATTCTTTTGGTCATCTCCGCAGGCATTTTCGGACGGATAATGCCTAGAAAAACGCTTGAAGGAGTGCATGCCGCGAACATTGCAAAATCTTTAAAGAATTTTCTCACTTCCCAGGAACGACAACTGGAGTTTCAGGCAGACCGGCAGATGATGTTTGAAAAATTATTACCGTATGCGATTTCTTTCGGAGTGGAGAAGATTTGGGCAGAGAGGTTTAAGGATTTGACTCTTTCGCAGCCTGCATGGTATCAGGGACAGACAACAGGGGCTTTTACCGCACAATCATTCAGCAATTCTCTTCATAGTTCATTTGCTTCTTCAATGAGGGCAGCAACGACTTCCACAACCTCAAGCTCCGGCTTTTCGTCGGGTTTCAGCGGAGGATCGGTAGGCGGAGGAGGAGGGGGAGGAAGTGTCGGTAGTTGGTGA
- a CDS encoding GNAT family N-acetyltransferase encodes MVEQALRHDTLQFSPLIKQLKSEPVIDTVTGISLVPFDGTEAPEHEKWFSDQDVTRYLHPNTPFTTDPNQRVSAKEFVDYMTASPEFAFFRIIHPRHGFIGHVSMNGINLDEMSFERAITIGEKQYWGQGIGSAVGSIILNHAKELGFRVARASTKVDNTASLRNLTRQYGPGKPNGDYIDFELDLATYSSLLDPSVSSVQSRPE; translated from the coding sequence ATGGTAGAACAAGCTTTACGCCATGATACTCTCCAATTTTCACCCTTGATCAAGCAACTCAAGTCAGAACCTGTGATTGACACAGTAACTGGAATATCACTTGTGCCGTTTGATGGCACAGAGGCTCCTGAACATGAAAAATGGTTTTCTGATCAAGATGTAACAAGATATTTACATCCCAATACACCCTTTACAACAGACCCCAATCAACGAGTATCTGCAAAAGAATTCGTAGACTATATGACAGCTTCACCGGAATTTGCTTTTTTTCGGATAATTCATCCAAGGCACGGATTTATCGGCCATGTGAGCATGAATGGTATCAATTTAGATGAAATGTCATTTGAAAGGGCTATTACTATCGGCGAGAAACAATATTGGGGTCAGGGTATTGGATCAGCTGTTGGATCTATCATCCTCAATCATGCAAAGGAGCTCGGATTTCGAGTTGCACGGGCCAGTACAAAAGTTGATAATACAGCCTCTCTGCGCAATCTCACAAGGCAGTACGGACCGGGCAAACCGAACGGAGATTACATAGATTTTGAATTGGATTTAGCTACGTATTCTTCCTTATTAGACCCCTCGGTATCTTCTGTTCAAAGTCGTCCTGAATAA